The window atcatctatctatctatgtaggTTTCTCAGCCTTGGTACAAGTTGTTGGTGTGGATATTGTTTTGGACAAGATATTGTGGATCACAGATAATCTTTAATCATCAGATGACAGTAGCAATTCATTTTCTTGTtgcaaatatcaaaatatctccagacattgcaCAAATTTCATTGGTAAGCCAAATCACCCTATATCAGAATAAGTTGATCTCAGTCTCGATTTCTGCATATTTTCATTGGTAAAGatgtctattttttaatataactcAGAAACTAAGAATTTATCTTATTTGCAGATTTTTAGAATAAATCTCCACATGATAATATTTGTAATCTACTGACATTGCTACTGTGTGTTTCCAATACAGGCTTTCTAATAAAATTGGATGGAAAAACCCAATCTCACAGTGGTGCATGAGTTCATTCTGAAGGGCATCACGTCACGCCCTGAGTTGCAGGCTCCACTGTTTGGGCTGTTTCTCGTCAtctacctggtcacagtgctgggTAACTTGGGCATGATCATCCTCACCAAGGTGGACCACAGCCTACAAACACCCATGTACTTTTTTCTCAGACACCTGGCTATTACAGATCTTGGTTATTCTACAGTTGTAGGACCCAAGATGTTAGTAAATTTTGTTGTGGATCAAAATACAATCTCCTATCACTTTTGTGCTACACAGCTagctttctttcttgtgtttattATCAGTGAACTCTTTATTCTGTCCGCCATGTCCTATGATCGCTACGTGGCCATCTGTAACCCTCTCCTCTACACTGTCATCATGTCACAGAGGGTATGTCATGTATTAGTGGCAATCCCATATCTCTACTGCACATTTGTGTCTCTTCTAGTTACCATAAAGATTTTTACCTTATCCTTCTGTGGCTACAATGTCATCAGTCATTTCTACTGTGACAGtctccctttaatatctttgctCTGCTCAAACACACATGAAATTGAAGTGATAATTCTGATCTTAgcagcttttaatttgatttcctcTCTTCTGGTCATTGTTGTGTCCTACCTGCTCATCCTCATAGCCATTCTCAGGATGAAGTCAGCTGAGGGCAGGCGCAAGGCTTTCTCCACCTGCGGATCCCACCTGACAGTGGTCACTGTGTTCTATGGGACtttgatatttatgtatgtgCAGCCCAAGTCCAACCACTCCTTTGACACTGATAAAGTGGCTTCCATATTTTATACTATGGTCATCCCAATATTGAATCCCttgatctacagcctgaggaacaaagaTGTAAAGTATGCCCTAATGAGAACCTGGAATAAGATATGCAATGTATTTTCTTGACATTTATATATTCTATGAGTCATAAATTGTGTTTGGTTGTGAACCTGTTCTGTTTCCCTCCAGAACAGTAAGCAGAACTGGGTTTGACATATCTTTAAAGATTGACCTTCATATTTCTgaatactataaatatttaattgaacaaaaactgaaagattttGCCTTCCTTGAGGGGGAGAGATGAATTGTGGtatgaaaattaaggaaattcTGAATAAATGGGCTTAGGGTCTATATACTTTAAGGTGTATGCAGTAGGAGAGTGAGAATAAGTAATATGTGCAGAAAAGGAGTCGTACTTTTCTGTAATCTCAACtatgaaatgtattttctgtTCACATGCTTGTTGTTCTTTCATGTAAATGTAACCGTTCTGTCTTAAGCACATTTCTATAAGTTGTGTAGCTTGATTATTTGAAGGAATCAGTCACAAAAATctgctcattttccttttccacttgaggatcttgagatttttctcttttcttatcaaTAGTCTTAGTTTTATATGTGTCCAAGACATTCTATTAACATATTTGACTATTTAGTAGCCCACAGGTTCAGTGCTGTATGTAATCTTACCTAATTCACCGCATCTGTGTATGGAAGTGAATGCACCAATTAAGGCAGATCTCTTAAGTTCTGCCCTTGAAGCTTCTGGGTTTTGCTCCCACTTCTTTCCTGGCTCAGTCTTGATTCATTAGAGCTTTCTTTTGTCTCATGCTATTTACTCTCCTTTACCAGGTTTAAATGCAAAGAATAAATCCTGTTTGAAAAATCATtgtctatttattattttattcttacctAAGGAAACTGTCTCTTATGGAATAGACTCttggcctctctctctccctctctctctctctctctctcattctttccccTTTGGATAACATTCTTTAGGTTTGGTACATATGACAGTGTACTATCTTTTGGTTAACCTCCATTATTTCATAATCCCGGTTAATGGAAGCAAACAAAGATAGTCTCACAATTTGAACCATAATATATTTCCAAGGATTAGCAtgatatgtatctatatataattGTCTTATCTTCTGGACACACTTTGTAACTCTCTCTAAAGTTATCTgtgctttattattattgttattctttcACATTTGTAGCATTTCCTTTATATTATGTAAGGACTGGTCTATTTTCTTAGAACACCATCATGTAATAATGTTATCTTTGAACCTatcaaatgtgaataaaaatatttcattggaaTACTAACAGCAATTGTATATTTTCATGTGTAGGTATATATAACTAAGAGGcttatatataacaaaatttctgcaaatggtatatatatatatatatatatatattctttttagaatatatatatatatatatattctttttagaatatatatatatatatatatatatattctttttgtttgtactggggattaagcacAGTGATGTTTCaacactgagcctcatccctgagcccttacttaatattttattttgacatagggtctcactaagttgctgctgaagttggctttgaacttgtaatcctccatcctcagtctcccaagtcactgggattactggtgtgtgccactgtacctagctaaaaaaatattttaattcccaaGAGACCTTACGTTGAACagagataaaatgaaatgtttctaatTAGTAGTTTGGGAATACAAATTctgtatatgtataaattaatataattcctAATTATTTATGTTCCTTCAAATTAATTTCGGTGATAAttataactttttaagaaaaaaataattctaatatttaaatttcaaaaaccaCACTGTGAATAAATATTGCCTAATATGTTACTTCTAAAATAAACATTGACAAGCTTTTTGATAATTCTTCAAATTATCACGTTATTAGTATGCTCTGGTTGAACATTTTATAACATCTTGCTCATTTAGAAAATTGGTGTTTATTGCATTATGTGGAATTAGAAGgtatttcatggatttttttcattgaatgtaATATTCTAAAAGCCAAGAAAGGCATATGATTTAAATACTTGATTGGAAAATTTGAGTCAATAGAATTAAATATTGTATACAATAATGATTCCAAAGGTCTATACAATTTAGAATaagatactttgaaaattaaGAGCCCTCTGagtatttaaacaaacaaatctgTAGTTACGATTAGAATCATAAGCTGTGGGGTATTATACTGAATAATTTCAGAGACACTAAACAACacgttagaaaaaaaaatcatgaatgaagAGGGTCTCAAAATGGAAATGTATTAAAAGCAATCTTCCCACACCATCCCCAAATCAGGTCCAGGTGATTCAATCTGAAATTCTTCAAAatgtataggggaaaaaaaagagtaactaattcttagaaacatttaaagaaaactaagaaggtggtacatttttcaactttttgaggAGTACTCACCTGATATCACAGACAAATAAAGGCATCAAATCTttcaaaattcttaatgaaatgtTAGAAGGTGAATTTAGCAGAACATACAAACAATAATACACTGTGCTGGATTTTAGCCAGAATCTAAAGTTTCACTTatcatttgaaaatcaaaaggtCATTACCTATATTgagaaactagaaataaagaaataaaacgtATGTGACatgttaatgaataaaaaaaaagtggaagttCCAATATGCATTAATGACACAAACTTTGAACAAACTGTAAGTTGGAAACTTCCTTGGATATGCAGCATAGATGTTTCTTGGTATAACTTTCAGAGACACAGAAGGATTTCTCTTGTTTGCAAAGGCTTATGAAACTATGTAGCCTTTGACTACACAATTCAGTGAGCTTATCAGACAGGCTACGTGACACTCATCTTTGTGTCCTATGTTGGAGGAATTCTGCAGGCTAGTATACACACAGTGGCCACTTTCACACTATCCTGTGGATCAATGAGATCAGACACATTTTTGGTGATATCCCTTCTGTCCTTGCTATTGCTTATTTTAAGATCAGCACAAACCAGCTTCTCCTCTTGTTCTGTGCCAGGTTTCCTGAGATATCTACTGTACTAGTAGTCCTGATCTCCTATGGTTTCCTTCTGTTGGCTATTCTGAGGATATACTCTGCTGAAGGAAAACAGTCTTTTCTCCATGTGGTTCTTGACTAATGTGTACCCATTTCTCATAGGacttttcttttcagatatgAGAGTTAAAATTCCAACTAGGCTTTGGATCATGACTTAATAAAATAGCTATATTATACAATTGTGATTCCCATGCTGAGTCACATCATTTATAATTTGATAAAGATGCAAAAGAGGCAAcacagaaaaatttgaaagaaaatggtttaTCGTTTAAGcacattttccacattttaaaaaatgatgttccATGTGTCTATATCAAGTGGGTAAggtgaaatttttgttttgattcattaatATGCATAACTgttaaagaaaaggggggaagTTAAACACCATATCCACACATGTCCCCTTTATATTTCCTAAAACCTTGCCAAGCtaaggagaaaatgagaacaaGCCTGGGTCAAGATGATCAGATGCATATTATCATTGAGGAAATTGGCTTTTTCATGCACAGCAGGAACTAGGCCCTGTTAGTGTTACCTGTAGAAAGTTACTTTCTTGCATGTATGCTAGGGTACTGTTCCtttgggatgctggtcatacaaTAAAACTAAGCATTCTGTTGCTAATTATGTCACTGTTTCTGTTCCTCTCTCAATGGTGACTGGCTGGAACTGAGGACACCATAGAAAGGATATGAGTCACTGATCAGTCAGATATCACTGGACAAAGCACGAGGGAGAAGAGGAATTGCTTGCTGAAGCTCCTTCAGGGATGCAGGTGCCATCTCTTCAGCCTCTCACCACCAAACTCTTCTTGGAGCAATCACTGATCTCATAAGTTTCCTCAATAAATCATAGCTCTCACACACAATCTCTGGCACTTCCTTTGGCTTTTCCACAATGGGCACCACTGGGTTGTATATGGAACAATATACAACTATCTGCAATTCTCTTCttttgcagatattttaaaataaagattaatgtGAATTCTGTCTTGGTTCATTTAAAATGCAGAACAAAAATCCTCTATTTGCATTTTCCAGTATTTATACTAATATGTGCATTTAAGTATGTGGGTACATAAATGCTGATACTGATGTATCTGAATAACTTCATCGAATACTTCTAATCCAAACACTTATCACTGTTGCCATAAGCTCAGAGCACTTTCCATGAAGTCACCAGCACCTGATTTCAGTTCAAAGCAATGAGCTCTATTCTCAATCGCAGGCTGTGGTTCAGGTAATGGACTGAAATTCCTAAGTATTATCCCTGAGTTACTCATGATGCTGtgtcccctcccccctttttatCATCTGTACCACAGGTATAGATCCATTTTTAATTCCTCACAGAATACAGAAACTATACAGCATTTTCATCAAGATTAGTCttaaattcaagaaaaacaaatacaaaataaaatagaaacaccTGGCAGATATTGCTTTTGTCAGAACAATGCAAACATCTATTAATGTGAGATTTCATACTAGTCTGGCCCCTACTCAGCTTTTAGCTGTGTTTTCTTTTGACATTATTACTTTGTGAGAGCTTTACAGATGATACACTTTCTCATTGCTGAAATCCAAGATGGAAAGATCAGAAAAGGTTCTTTACTGTGTTCTATCTAGCCTTGCTTTCCAGCACATCTTGTTTTCATTGCAAAGATGTTTCTACGTCaaatactttattccttttaaaaacatagtgcttttttttgccctttttacattttattttgagacagtgtctaactaagttgcttaaggcctcactaaattgcagaggttggctttgaacttgtgatccttctgcctcaacctcctgagccactaggattagaggcctgtgctaccatgcccagtcaTTGTGCTTAACATGAATTCTGCATTCTTAATATTGAAACTACGCAATACTTCAGTACTGTTAACAATTGGCACAATGTTTTTCAACACATCTCTGGAATTCGATTATCTTGAAAATATTGAGTCTTCATGCCTATTTATTATCAACTCCTCATTTCCCCCAACTCTCTGTCCTTTGCAGCCATCCTTCCACTTTCTGAATCTGTGAGTTTGAGTATTTTGAATATCTCATGTAAATGGCAACATGCAGTATTCATCATTCGATGATCGGTTTATTCAGAATAATGTTCTCCAAGTACCTCCAAGTTATCACACATATCAGGATAGAAATCTTTAAGGTTGAAAGATAGTCCATTGTTTGCatatatcactttttatttattcatccatcaatgaatatttatacaGCTTTGCTCCTTCAAATTATGCTGCAAGGAAAGTGAGAGCACTAATATTTCTGGAACCCTAATGTTCAGATGCTTCTTGGATAAAATGCAGAATTAAGTTTGGAGGATTCTAtgatgaggagaaaaagaaagaaggaaagaaagaaagagagagagaggaaggaaggaaggaaggaaggaaggaaggaaggaaggaaggaaatcaaatGTGAAAAACGTTGCCCCTGACAATCTGTGGACAGCCTCCAGGCATTTCATTAAGCATTCAAGTGCCATagtgataataaataaattgctttGCATTTCCTCAGGGAGCATCTCTAAAGTTGAAACAATGCATAAATTGTCCTTGAAAATGCCAAATTCGGAAATACATGGGAGGATCACAAAAGAAGCTTCATTATAGGTAACAGAGGAAGGTTTTATGAGGTCATACTGTGGTAAATGTCTCTTTAGAAATTATCACATTTGTTATGGCTATTACATCTATTCTATATCTGATTAGCTTTTATGCTTCTATGCTTCCACTACTCCATAATGCTTGAACAACATTCAGAGTAGgaactctttcttctctctgcatattaaatattattatttgcaCCCAAGTTGAACTGGTAAGCACTCATAAGCATGAAATGCTTACATTGTATGTACTGAGAAAATACTTAATTTTGAACACATTCAGTTTCATATCAAATGGATGGGAAAAGTGATAGTagatgaaacataaataaaaaactatttttttaaggagaaattgTAACAGCAAGGATCATTTATCCCATTTTAATGTCCTTCCATACTTAGCGGCTCTTAGTTTTTTTGGGAACTCTCTCAGAAAGTcgttaaattttaattatgtaaataaatgtatgaaagagATTTA of the Sciurus carolinensis chromosome 11, mSciCar1.2, whole genome shotgun sequence genome contains:
- the LOC124958863 gene encoding olfactory receptor 8K3-like; translated protein: MNNIYRNGHTNLTVVHEFILKGITSRPELQAPLFGLFLVIYLVTVLGNLGMIILTKVDHSLQTPMYFFLRHLAITDLGYSTVVGPKMLVNFVVDQNTISYHFCATQLAFFLVFIISELFILSAMSYDRYVAICNPLLYTVIMSQRVCHVLVAIPYLYCTFVSLLVTIKIFTLSFCGYNVISHFYCDSLPLISLLCSNTHEIEVIILILAAFNLISSLLVIVVSYLLILIAILRMKSAEGRRKAFSTCGSHLTVVTVFYGTLIFMYVQPKSNHSFDTDKVASIFYTMVIPILNPLIYSLRNKDVKYALMRTWNKICNVFS